The following are from one region of the Vibrio rarus genome:
- the gspL gene encoding type II secretion system protein GspL has protein sequence MSEILTVRLSRQNVNTVPWLVWSSTEDEIIASGELNSLDELGELKSYATERNVALLLDGQDVALKEVDVPPGATRQFTTMLPFLLEEELAQDIDELHFSIFKIVGDKAWIAAVDKRYLKECISRFADAGIELHKVLPDVLSLPLEEGGITLLPWQDNYLIRHHQYLGMTLAEELLPHALAQAPFVVEKELENAEEESISEAPVGVRCFGPLPESLQQRGESTIEQPAELPMALLAKNAQLSTISLLSGEFKRQASWLKNIKYWRAPAIAALVLLVVFSVNTYTHVNQVEASAKAYRAESERIFRTVFPEKRRIPTVSYLKRQMTDEKTRLSGGAAEAPLITWLLEVQESLKDSSKVKIQSIKYDGNREELRIQAQASDFQTFEQLRVAFSAKFAVQQGQINRNGDLVSSSYILKVK, from the coding sequence GTGAGCGAAATCCTAACAGTTCGGCTCAGTAGGCAGAATGTAAATACAGTCCCATGGTTGGTTTGGTCTTCCACCGAAGATGAAATCATCGCTAGCGGAGAGCTTAATAGTTTAGATGAACTAGGTGAGCTAAAAAGTTACGCAACAGAGCGAAATGTTGCCCTATTACTGGATGGGCAAGATGTGGCGTTGAAGGAGGTCGATGTGCCTCCTGGCGCAACTCGCCAATTTACGACCATGCTGCCTTTTCTTCTCGAAGAAGAATTAGCACAAGACATTGATGAGCTTCACTTTTCTATCTTTAAGATCGTCGGTGATAAAGCTTGGATTGCGGCGGTTGATAAGCGTTACTTAAAAGAGTGCATTTCTCGTTTTGCTGATGCCGGCATTGAATTACATAAAGTCTTGCCAGACGTATTGTCTCTTCCTTTGGAGGAGGGCGGTATAACGCTATTACCTTGGCAAGATAATTATTTGATCCGTCACCATCAATATTTGGGGATGACACTAGCAGAAGAGTTGCTACCACACGCCTTGGCTCAAGCTCCTTTTGTGGTTGAAAAAGAGCTAGAAAATGCAGAGGAAGAGTCTATAAGTGAAGCGCCGGTAGGCGTGCGCTGTTTTGGTCCACTTCCAGAGTCATTACAGCAACGAGGGGAGTCGACCATTGAACAGCCCGCAGAATTGCCGATGGCACTGCTGGCAAAAAATGCTCAGCTTTCCACTATTTCTTTGCTCAGTGGTGAGTTTAAAAGACAAGCTTCTTGGTTAAAGAACATCAAGTATTGGCGTGCGCCAGCAATTGCAGCGCTAGTCTTATTGGTGGTTTTCAGTGTGAATACTTACACGCATGTTAATCAAGTAGAGGCGTCGGCTAAAGCTTATCGAGCTGAGAGTGAACGCATCTTTAGAACGGTATTTCCTGAGAAGCGCCGCATTCCGACAGTCAGCTATTTGAAACGACAAATGACGGATGAAAAGACTCGCTTGAGTGGTGGCGCTGCTGAGGCACCATTGATCACTTGGTTACTCGAAGTACAAGAGTCATTAAAAGACAGCAGTAAAGTGAAAATTCAGAGTATTAAGTACGATGGCAATCGCGAGGAGCTACGCATCCAAGCCCAAGCCAGTGATTTTCAAACCTTCGAGCAACTGCGCGTTGCTTTTTCTGCAAAATTTGCTGTTCAGCAAGGACAAATAAATCGTAATGGTGATTTGGTCAGCAGCAGCTATATATTGAAGGTGAAATAA
- the gspG gene encoding type II secretion system major pseudopilin GspG, producing the protein MKQNKKQQGFTLLEVMVVVVILGILASFVVPNLLGNKEKADQQKAITDIVALENALDMYKLDNSVYPTTDQGLDALVSRPAGTPEPRNYRADGYIRRLPKDPWGYDYQYLSPGDNGSIDIFTLGADGQAGGEGSSTDIGNWNLQDFQ; encoded by the coding sequence ATGAAACAAAATAAGAAACAACAAGGCTTTACCTTGCTAGAGGTTATGGTTGTTGTGGTTATTCTTGGTATTTTGGCGAGTTTCGTTGTTCCTAACCTTTTAGGCAACAAAGAGAAAGCAGACCAACAGAAGGCCATCACAGATATCGTTGCATTAGAAAATGCTTTAGATATGTATAAGTTAGATAACAGTGTTTACCCAACTACAGACCAAGGCTTAGACGCACTGGTTAGCCGTCCGGCGGGTACACCAGAACCTCGTAACTATCGTGCTGATGGTTATATTCGTCGTCTACCAAAAGACCCATGGGGCTACGACTATCAATACCTAAGCCCTGGTGACAATGGCAGTATTGATATCTTCACTCTTGGTGCTGATGGTCAAGCTGGAGGCGAAGGTTCATCTACTGATATTGGTAACTGGAACCTACAAGACTTCCAGTAA
- the gspI gene encoding type II secretion system minor pseudopilin GspI, translating into MMRIKGKPAKGMTLLEVLIALAIFATASISVVRAVSQHINSISYLEQKTFAGMVADNQMALMMLAKEPPKTLKKGNSELAGYQWYWSIKPVATGNDYLRAIDISVSLNEGLDNPIVTVRSYVPL; encoded by the coding sequence ATGATGCGCATTAAAGGAAAGCCTGCAAAAGGCATGACTTTACTCGAAGTGCTGATTGCTCTTGCGATATTTGCTACGGCGTCAATTAGTGTGGTTCGAGCTGTGTCTCAACACATAAATAGTATTAGCTATTTAGAGCAAAAGACTTTTGCTGGCATGGTTGCTGATAACCAAATGGCCTTGATGATGTTAGCCAAAGAGCCACCTAAAACGCTTAAAAAAGGCAATTCTGAATTGGCGGGTTATCAATGGTACTGGTCCATCAAACCTGTAGCGACGGGGAATGATTATCTTCGCGCCATTGATATTAGTGTCTCTTTAAATGAGGGGTTAGATAACCCTATAGTAACGGTAAGAAGTTATGTCCCGTTATAA
- a CDS encoding type II secretion system protein GspH: MLVMILVSVSAIAVIINLPQSSADAAEVRAQQLFQRLTLLHQDAILNGWDLGIRFDPNGKNYRLLQLNRDGWQALEHRRIPADTKLEDGLVLAWELGDGVWGKKDSLFKQGSLFDEEMFAEQKKKVTEKPPQAFILSSGELTPFEVYIHPSSEAQGDQNWRVFALENGSIKLLKPGEELNDDAH; encoded by the coding sequence ATGTTGGTCATGATCTTAGTATCGGTAAGTGCCATTGCTGTGATAATTAATTTACCTCAAAGCAGTGCAGATGCGGCTGAGGTGCGTGCGCAGCAACTCTTTCAGCGTTTGACCTTATTGCATCAAGACGCCATTTTGAACGGTTGGGACCTTGGTATTCGTTTTGATCCTAATGGGAAGAATTACCGTTTATTGCAACTGAATCGAGATGGTTGGCAAGCATTAGAACATCGACGGATACCAGCAGATACAAAGCTTGAAGACGGGCTAGTTTTAGCTTGGGAGCTTGGTGACGGTGTCTGGGGAAAGAAAGACTCGTTATTCAAACAAGGCTCATTATTTGATGAAGAGATGTTTGCTGAGCAAAAGAAAAAAGTCACAGAGAAGCCTCCTCAAGCCTTTATTTTATCCAGTGGGGAGTTAACGCCATTTGAAGTCTATATACACCCGAGCTCTGAGGCGCAAGGTGATCAAAACTGGCGTGTCTTTGCCTTAGAAAACGGTAGCATAAAACTGCTGAAACCGGGTGAGGAGCTGAACGATGATGCGCATTAA
- the envZ gene encoding two-component system sensor histidine kinase EnvZ produces MRSRSSITQTIIGFLALLIASQAFSYYAVFNYALLPSLKQFNRILSYEINLVMEEYSRIRQESELGIPESERTSPLRQALLLRLGVSVHPFSGTVKDEFDDAFYLDFMSDEISEEIGSPAEARLARDSTSYLLWIKLDAMPNWLLRVPLTELTQDEFKPLFINSLLITILIALGGWGFLRWQNRPLKNLESAAISVGNGVIPDPIPEKGTTEIRAVTKSFNKMARGIEELETDRRLMLAGVSHDIRTPLTRIRLATEMMSDQDSYLADGMNQDIEECNEIIAQFIDYLKPVDHNDFGKLNLNEVVEELERALHLYQTEGSPSTEFDNDLLNYSFDIQLKENLPGIYASYIPIRRTVSNLLVNAKRYGNNWIGITTGVSDNNQKVWISIEDNGPGIDDDQMQKVFEPFTRGDTSRGSEGTGLGLSIVKRIITEHNATIDMTNRKEGGLKVTLTFDVYPKKTNK; encoded by the coding sequence ATGCGATCGCGTAGTTCGATAACTCAGACAATCATTGGCTTCCTTGCTCTATTGATTGCTAGCCAAGCTTTCTCGTACTACGCGGTTTTTAACTATGCTTTACTACCAAGCCTGAAGCAGTTCAACCGCATTCTCTCTTATGAGATAAACCTCGTAATGGAAGAGTATTCACGCATTAGACAAGAGTCAGAGCTGGGCATTCCAGAAAGTGAGCGCACAAGCCCTTTACGGCAAGCCTTATTACTCAGGCTCGGTGTGAGTGTTCACCCCTTCTCTGGCACAGTCAAAGATGAATTTGACGATGCCTTTTATCTCGATTTCATGAGTGATGAAATCAGTGAAGAAATAGGCTCTCCAGCAGAAGCTAGATTGGCAAGAGACAGCACAAGCTATCTGCTATGGATTAAGCTCGATGCCATGCCAAACTGGTTATTGAGAGTGCCATTAACAGAGCTCACTCAAGATGAATTTAAACCACTATTTATTAATAGTTTGCTCATTACCATCTTAATTGCATTGGGCGGATGGGGTTTTCTCCGCTGGCAAAACAGACCGTTAAAAAACCTTGAATCTGCTGCAATTAGCGTAGGTAATGGGGTGATCCCTGACCCCATTCCAGAAAAAGGCACCACTGAAATCCGTGCCGTAACCAAATCCTTCAACAAGATGGCGCGAGGGATTGAAGAGCTTGAAACTGATCGACGCTTAATGCTAGCTGGCGTCAGTCACGATATTCGCACCCCTTTAACTCGTATCCGTTTAGCCACCGAAATGATGTCTGACCAAGACAGTTATTTAGCCGATGGCATGAACCAAGATATCGAAGAGTGTAATGAAATTATTGCGCAATTTATCGACTACCTAAAACCCGTAGATCACAATGATTTTGGTAAACTTAATCTCAATGAAGTCGTCGAAGAGTTAGAAAGAGCGCTTCATCTTTATCAAACAGAAGGCTCACCAAGCACCGAATTTGATAACGACTTATTGAACTACTCTTTTGATATCCAACTAAAAGAGAACCTACCGGGTATTTACGCCAGTTACATTCCAATCAGGCGTACCGTAAGCAACTTACTGGTTAATGCTAAGCGATATGGCAACAACTGGATTGGTATCACCACCGGTGTGTCGGATAACAATCAAAAAGTTTGGATATCTATAGAGGACAACGGTCCTGGTATCGACGATGATCAAATGCAAAAAGTATTTGAACCTTTTACTCGTGGAGACACCTCTAGAGGCAGTGAAGGGACGGGCTTAGGGTTGTCCATTGTGAAGCGCATCATCACCGAACATAACGCAACTATTGATATGACCAACCGTAAGGAAGGCGGGCTAAAGGTGACATTAACCTTTGATGTTTACCCTAAAAAAACCAATAAATAA
- the cysQ gene encoding 3'(2'),5'-bisphosphate nucleotidase CysQ — translation MRQDLSHLLPNVIEIARSAGQVILDIYQKRDYEEFTKSDDTPVTSADLAAHKLIMDRLPELTPDIPVLSEEDADISLAEREQWERYWLVDPLDGTQEFIARSGDFATIIALVEHNKPVMGVVYAPVSGVVYYAYHGKGAWKIPGMSEHIRIHTHTHELPKQNVTIAISRRQDINRITEQMSNNWNYELIPLGSAALKACLVAEGSADCYLRLGPTGEWDTAATQCIVEEAGGRILDTHLAPLSYNLRETLENPNFIVIGDRNLPWNEILTQK, via the coding sequence ATGCGCCAAGACCTTTCCCATTTATTGCCTAATGTTATTGAGATTGCTCGCTCTGCCGGTCAAGTGATTCTGGATATTTACCAGAAACGTGATTACGAAGAGTTTACTAAGTCGGATGACACACCAGTGACCAGTGCCGACTTAGCTGCCCATAAATTGATTATGGATCGCCTACCTGAATTGACACCAGACATTCCCGTTCTTTCCGAAGAAGATGCCGACATTAGCTTGGCTGAACGGGAGCAATGGGAGCGTTACTGGCTTGTTGACCCTCTTGATGGCACTCAAGAGTTTATTGCTCGTAGTGGTGATTTCGCGACGATTATCGCGCTTGTTGAGCATAACAAGCCGGTCATGGGAGTGGTCTATGCGCCCGTATCTGGAGTGGTGTATTACGCTTATCATGGTAAAGGGGCTTGGAAGATCCCGGGTATGAGCGAACACATTAGAATTCATACCCATACTCATGAGTTGCCTAAACAAAATGTGACGATTGCCATCAGTCGTCGCCAAGACATCAATCGCATTACTGAGCAAATGAGTAATAATTGGAATTATGAATTAATTCCTTTGGGATCAGCGGCGCTTAAAGCCTGTTTGGTCGCCGAAGGCAGTGCGGATTGTTACCTGCGATTAGGCCCAACAGGGGAGTGGGACACAGCAGCAACCCAATGTATTGTTGAAGAGGCGGGAGGGCGGATTCTCGATACCCATTTAGCGCCTCTTTCTTATAACCTACGTGAAACTCTTGAGAACCCGAACTTCATTGTTATTGGTGATCGAAATCTACCGTGGAACGAGATATTAACTCAAAAGTAG
- the nfuA gene encoding Fe-S biogenesis protein NfuA, which produces MSTKITITESAQSHFANLLAQQAEGTNIRVFVVNPGTQSAECGVSYCPPEAVEATDTELPFAAFSAYVDELSLPFLEDAEIDYVTDKMGSQLTLKAPNAKMRKVSDDAPLLERVEYVIQTQVNPQLASHGGHLSLVKITDDGIALVQFGGGCNGCSMVDVTLKDGIEKQLLEEFSGELSAVKDATEHEQGEHSYYQ; this is translated from the coding sequence ATGTCTACTAAAATTACTATTACAGAATCTGCTCAGTCGCATTTTGCTAACTTGTTGGCGCAACAAGCAGAGGGAACTAACATTCGAGTATTCGTGGTTAATCCAGGAACTCAAAGTGCAGAGTGTGGTGTATCTTACTGCCCACCGGAAGCGGTTGAAGCAACCGATACTGAGTTGCCGTTTGCGGCTTTCTCTGCTTATGTTGATGAATTGAGCTTGCCATTTTTAGAAGATGCAGAGATCGATTACGTGACGGATAAAATGGGTTCTCAGCTTACGCTAAAAGCGCCAAATGCTAAAATGCGTAAAGTGTCTGATGATGCGCCATTATTAGAGCGAGTTGAGTATGTTATTCAAACTCAAGTTAACCCACAGTTAGCAAGCCATGGTGGTCACCTAAGCCTAGTTAAAATTACGGATGATGGTATTGCATTGGTGCAGTTTGGTGGCGGTTGTAATGGCTGTTCTATGGTTGATGTAACGCTAAAAGATGGTATTGAGAAGCAATTGCTAGAAGAGTTCTCAGGTGAACTGAGTGCAGTTAAAGATGCCACTGAGCATGAGCAAGGTGAGCACTCTTATTATCAGTAA
- a CDS encoding type II secretion system protein N, producing the protein MFGISFKKLFGYGFLLLIVFVCSVIAHLPAKFAVEQLPPVDGLSISGVSGSLWQGTAKQVTWQEYGFGEVTWDFQAWKLFQGKAELNVRLGRNSELDLTGRGIVGYSFNGPYANNLVLSIPMQKVLNHVTVPAPVSADGRLELVVKDYEYAAPWCKTATGNLTLNQSTVSSPLGNLDLGTVISDISCTDSQVTAKGSQQTAQVSAQFTATLMSNMTYDLDSWFKPGAEFPKKLGEQLQWLGEPNGQGQYPLVYSGRL; encoded by the coding sequence ATGTTTGGTATCAGTTTTAAAAAGCTCTTTGGCTATGGTTTTTTACTGCTCATTGTTTTTGTATGCAGTGTCATTGCGCATTTACCCGCTAAGTTTGCCGTAGAGCAATTACCTCCAGTGGACGGGCTTAGCATCTCAGGTGTTAGTGGTTCACTCTGGCAGGGAACGGCTAAGCAAGTGACTTGGCAGGAATATGGTTTTGGCGAAGTTACTTGGGATTTCCAAGCATGGAAGCTATTTCAAGGTAAAGCCGAGTTAAATGTCCGCTTAGGCAGAAATAGTGAACTTGATTTAACAGGTCGAGGGATCGTTGGCTATAGTTTTAATGGGCCTTATGCGAATAACCTAGTGCTCTCCATCCCTATGCAGAAAGTGCTTAACCACGTGACGGTTCCTGCACCTGTTTCGGCGGATGGGCGCTTGGAGTTAGTGGTCAAAGATTATGAATATGCCGCACCTTGGTGTAAAACGGCGACAGGGAACTTGACCTTAAATCAAAGTACGGTGTCTTCACCGTTAGGTAACTTAGATCTAGGCACAGTGATTTCTGATATTAGCTGTACGGACAGTCAGGTAACGGCAAAAGGCTCTCAACAAACGGCTCAGGTTTCAGCGCAGTTTACCGCGACATTAATGTCAAACATGACTTATGATCTCGACTCGTGGTTTAAGCCTGGAGCTGAGTTCCCTAAAAAGTTAGGGGAGCAGTTGCAGTGGTTGGGTGAGCCTAATGGTCAAGGACAATACCCATTGGTGTATTCTGGTCGGTTATAA
- a CDS encoding type II secretion system protein M: MRKLQETLLGYWNRISLREQRMLIIAIGFGVAGLLYWGGFAPLKQKSELAQTRLANETQLLSWVKLEANTITELRKTSNAPVVSTQPLNQLLSTSVGRFKVELIRLQPRDDMVQVWVQPVSFNKLMNWLLYLRQEKGVEVAFLDINESETAGMVEVNRLQFKRAGS, from the coding sequence ATGCGAAAATTACAAGAAACCCTACTCGGTTACTGGAATCGTATTAGCCTCAGAGAGCAACGAATGTTGATCATTGCTATTGGCTTTGGTGTGGCAGGGTTGCTGTATTGGGGCGGTTTTGCTCCGCTTAAGCAAAAAAGTGAACTGGCTCAGACGCGCTTAGCCAATGAGACGCAACTATTAAGCTGGGTGAAACTGGAAGCGAATACCATTACTGAATTACGTAAAACAAGTAATGCACCAGTGGTATCAACCCAACCCCTTAACCAACTATTATCAACATCTGTGGGACGTTTTAAAGTTGAACTGATAAGACTGCAGCCCCGCGATGATATGGTGCAAGTCTGGGTACAGCCTGTATCGTTTAATAAACTGATGAACTGGTTGCTGTATTTACGCCAAGAAAAAGGTGTAGAAGTCGCATTTCTCGATATTAATGAATCAGAAACAGCCGGTATGGTTGAAGTTAATCGATTGCAATTTAAGAGAGCGGGAAGTTAA
- the gspJ gene encoding type II secretion system minor pseudopilin GspJ, giving the protein MSRYKRSKGFTLIEVLVAIAVFAGLSMAAYQVVFQVQLSNQQSQKKLGRLQEVQSALVYLDSDFRQIAVRRFRTNGEEAGKSLIYWQDNLLDSDSKGLLFTRLGWINPQQQFPRGEITKVGYRIQGDKLERVWWRYPDTPVGQEGIVTPIIDKVEKFDVRFYDGEAWVKVWTDDDALPKAIAVDLTLEDYGKLERVYLTADGKLERNNEEKSE; this is encoded by the coding sequence ATGTCCCGTTATAAGCGCAGTAAAGGCTTTACTCTGATTGAGGTGCTGGTTGCTATTGCGGTATTCGCAGGCTTAAGTATGGCTGCCTACCAAGTGGTATTTCAGGTTCAGTTGAGTAACCAACAATCGCAAAAAAAATTGGGGCGTTTACAAGAAGTGCAGTCTGCACTCGTTTATCTCGATAGTGATTTTCGGCAGATAGCAGTTCGTCGTTTTCGCACTAATGGCGAAGAGGCGGGTAAATCTTTGATTTATTGGCAGGACAATCTGCTCGACTCTGATAGCAAAGGCCTTTTATTCACCCGTTTGGGTTGGATTAACCCTCAGCAGCAATTTCCTCGAGGGGAGATCACTAAAGTCGGTTATCGAATTCAAGGGGATAAATTAGAGCGAGTATGGTGGAGATACCCTGACACTCCCGTTGGTCAAGAAGGCATTGTCACCCCTATCATCGATAAAGTTGAGAAGTTTGATGTGCGTTTTTATGACGGCGAAGCTTGGGTGAAAGTGTGGACTGATGACGATGCTTTACCTAAAGCTATCGCGGTGGATCTAACACTGGAAGATTATGGCAAATTAGAGCGCGTCTATCTTACCGCTGACGGTAAGCTTGAGAGGAACAATGAAGAGAAGTCAGAATAG
- the gspK gene encoding type II secretion system minor pseudopilin GspK: MKRSQNSSSQYRHKYQAPCQQKGVALLVVLLLLAVMTGIAATMSERLVLSVDRANNQVSNQQAYWYAIGVEALAKYGIKQSFEDDDTINLSQVWAIEDQQYPLEYGEARGGIRDMQACFNVNALAAVKLDATSASRPYLLEVWRTLLEESGLDNYQAEVVADSTWEYLDTNDVVNTQSGVEDSTYEGLSPAYMAPNSLMADLSELRSVYQMSATSMSKISRVACVLPSDDLRINVNTIRPWQTDLLVALFDSALSDEQAKQLLEDRPYDGWKNVDDFLAEPDIASVNEEVKKNAKQYLSVDSHYFELDVEVFVQDARVRLRSLLYSEDKEESRVVRRRFGGISERNPNSSAQ, from the coding sequence ATGAAGAGAAGTCAGAATAGTTCATCTCAGTATCGCCATAAATATCAAGCGCCTTGCCAGCAAAAGGGTGTTGCGTTGTTGGTGGTATTGCTATTACTTGCGGTGATGACAGGTATTGCTGCCACTATGTCGGAACGCTTAGTGTTAAGTGTTGATAGGGCTAACAACCAGGTCAGCAACCAGCAAGCCTATTGGTATGCCATTGGTGTGGAAGCCTTAGCGAAATATGGTATCAAACAAAGCTTTGAAGATGATGACACTATCAACCTTAGCCAGGTGTGGGCCATTGAGGATCAACAGTACCCATTAGAATATGGTGAAGCTCGCGGTGGTATTCGTGATATGCAAGCCTGTTTTAATGTGAATGCATTAGCTGCTGTTAAGTTAGATGCCACGTCTGCGTCTAGACCTTATTTATTAGAAGTATGGCGCACCTTACTCGAAGAAAGTGGCCTAGATAATTATCAAGCAGAGGTGGTGGCCGACTCAACTTGGGAATACCTTGATACTAACGATGTGGTGAATACTCAATCGGGTGTTGAAGACTCCACTTATGAAGGCCTTTCTCCCGCTTATATGGCACCTAATAGCTTGATGGCTGATCTGAGTGAATTGCGAAGCGTCTATCAGATGAGTGCAACGTCAATGAGTAAGATTTCTCGAGTAGCTTGTGTGCTGCCTAGCGATGACTTGCGCATTAATGTAAACACGATACGACCTTGGCAAACGGATTTATTGGTGGCCTTGTTTGACTCTGCTTTAAGTGACGAACAAGCCAAACAGTTGTTAGAAGATCGTCCATATGACGGTTGGAAAAACGTGGATGATTTTTTAGCTGAACCGGATATCGCTAGTGTAAATGAAGAAGTAAAGAAAAACGCCAAACAATACCTATCAGTAGATAGTCATTATTTTGAATTGGATGTTGAAGTTTTTGTGCAGGATGCTCGAGTTCGCTTGAGAAGTCTGCTTTATAGTGAAGATAAAGAAGAATCGCGAGTCGTCCGCCGACGATTTGGAGGAATTAGTGAGCGAAATCCTAACAGTTCGGCTCAGTAG
- the bioH gene encoding pimeloyl-ACP methyl ester esterase BioH: MSLRTQLHWDVYGQGDNLILIHGWGMNGAVWQQVVEELSQFYCVHVVDLPGYGYSHQVASHSLSDIASQVLDGAPQKAIWLGWSLGGLIATHVALHNPERVSSLITVASSPRFSAEGRTWRGIAPKVLSDFTQQLADDFQGTIERFMALQAMGSPSARQDVKHLKSVVLSRPMPNPDALHLGLELLASVDYRQQLNDITVPMHRLYGRLDGLVPVKVATTLEQQLQTSSHIFKASSHAPFMSEKQAFCQLIQQL; the protein is encoded by the coding sequence ATGAGTTTACGGACACAACTGCATTGGGATGTTTACGGTCAAGGTGACAATCTCATTCTTATCCATGGCTGGGGAATGAATGGCGCGGTTTGGCAACAAGTGGTTGAGGAACTGAGCCAGTTTTATTGTGTGCATGTGGTGGATCTGCCGGGTTATGGATACAGCCATCAAGTGGCAAGCCATTCACTTTCTGATATTGCCAGCCAGGTTTTAGATGGCGCACCGCAAAAAGCCATATGGCTTGGATGGTCGTTAGGTGGCCTTATTGCTACTCACGTTGCTTTGCATAACCCTGAGCGTGTCTCGTCACTCATTACTGTTGCCAGTTCACCACGCTTCTCTGCAGAAGGACGTACGTGGCGTGGCATTGCCCCTAAAGTGCTCAGCGATTTTACTCAGCAACTTGCCGACGACTTTCAAGGGACTATCGAGCGATTTATGGCACTACAGGCTATGGGTAGCCCTTCGGCTAGGCAAGATGTCAAACACCTTAAAAGTGTCGTGCTCTCTCGCCCTATGCCTAATCCCGACGCACTTCATCTAGGTTTAGAATTACTGGCTAGCGTAGACTATCGCCAACAGTTAAATGATATTACCGTGCCTATGCACCGCTTATATGGGCGCTTAGATGGATTAGTACCGGTGAAAGTGGCCACGACGTTAGAGCAACAATTACAAACATCGTCACATATATTTAAGGCCTCTTCTCACGCACCTTTTATGAGTGAAAAACAGGCCTTTTGTCAATTAATTCAACAACTGTAG
- a CDS encoding ComF family protein — protein sequence MSEPPCWDQLFCVGEYQVPLSRYIQGLKYRRQVWHAPELATLLAGEITTPAPILLSIPLHWRRQLWRGFNQSDYLARNLLQVWDNAHGGGRAIRYLAKAVKRTKVTRNQMGLNRRQRLLNLKQAFELTEKHLPSLQNQPHVAIIDDVVTTGSTVSEICKLLRKQGVQRIDIYCICRASKPVK from the coding sequence GTGTCCGAACCGCCATGTTGGGATCAGCTGTTTTGCGTGGGGGAATACCAAGTGCCGTTGTCTCGATATATTCAAGGGCTTAAATATCGGCGACAGGTGTGGCATGCCCCCGAACTGGCTACTTTACTGGCGGGTGAAATTACCACTCCAGCCCCCATCTTGTTGTCCATCCCTTTGCACTGGCGAAGGCAATTATGGCGTGGTTTTAATCAAAGTGATTACCTAGCCCGCAACCTGTTACAAGTATGGGATAACGCACATGGTGGTGGGAGGGCTATTCGCTATTTAGCTAAAGCAGTTAAGCGCACTAAAGTGACGCGTAATCAAATGGGGTTAAATCGCCGTCAGCGTCTTCTCAATTTAAAACAAGCATTTGAATTAACAGAAAAGCACTTACCTAGTCTACAAAATCAACCACATGTGGCCATTATCGATGACGTGGTGACCACTGGAAGTACGGTCAGTGAAATATGTAAATTACTTCGTAAACAAGGAGTACAACGAATTGATATTTATTGCATTTGTCGAGCTTCTAAGCCAGTTAAGTAA
- the nudE gene encoding ADP compounds hydrolase NudE yields the protein MAANKKPQILRKTEVAQSRLFCIEALDLEFSNGERRTYERMRPSGRDAVMIVPVTADGDLLLIREYAAGTENYELGFPKGLIDAGETPLIAANRELKEEIGFGAKQLIPLKEVILAPSYFSSKMTLFVAQELYPETLLGDEPEPLTLVRWPLAQADDLLTHMDFCEARCISALMLAQRYFSQLKDTQ from the coding sequence ATGGCAGCAAATAAAAAGCCCCAGATATTGCGCAAGACGGAAGTCGCTCAGTCGCGCCTGTTTTGCATTGAGGCTTTAGACTTAGAGTTTTCTAATGGCGAACGCCGCACTTATGAACGTATGCGCCCCAGTGGTCGTGATGCGGTAATGATAGTGCCAGTGACTGCCGATGGTGATCTGTTACTCATCAGAGAATATGCCGCAGGTACTGAAAACTACGAATTGGGCTTTCCTAAAGGTTTAATTGATGCTGGTGAGACTCCTCTGATAGCGGCCAATAGGGAGCTAAAAGAAGAGATAGGTTTTGGTGCCAAGCAACTTATTCCTTTAAAGGAGGTCATTTTAGCGCCTTCTTATTTCTCTAGCAAAATGACCTTATTTGTCGCCCAAGAACTCTACCCTGAAACCTTGCTAGGAGATGAGCCTGAACCATTAACTTTGGTGCGATGGCCTTTAGCTCAAGCTGATGATCTGCTGACGCATATGGACTTTTGTGAGGCTCGTTGTATCAGTGCACTGATGCTGGCGCAGCGTTACTTTTCTCAGTTAAAGGATACACAATAA